AGGATGGCAGTAGTGCGGCATATCGGGATGGCGCGATATTTGCATTAAAGGGTGGCAATACCTGTGAGTTCTACTGCTATGACATTATCGGCGATACCTGGACCGAGCTGGCACCAATGCCCGAGGTTGGTTCAACCGGCAGAAAGAAAAGGGTGAAGGGCGGCGGCGACATTACCGTATATTCGCCAACTATGATTTTTGCCCTGAAAGGTAACAAAACCCGGGAACTTTGGTGCTATTACACGCCGACATTAAATTCGGCGGCGCCCTTACAGGGGATAACCAGTGCCTCCTCAACGCCGCGATTTGATTTTGGTCTCTTTCCCAATCCCTGCCGTGCTAACGAAGTCACTGTTTTCTGTCCGGATACACGAAGCGGCTTATTGACAATCTCGCTTTACGACATAACCGGCGCGCTCCGCCTGAAAAAACAGTTAAACCTCACAAAAACTGCCGGGCGCACCCTGGACCTGTCGTCGATACCTAACGGCATCTACTGGGTAAAATTAGAACAGGGCAAAAGGGCACGGGCGCAGAAGTTAGTTGTCAATCGGTAGTAACGCGCGGTATCGGACAATTTACCGTCAGTGATTTAGGGTATTTCCCGGGTTGAGACCAGAGCAATAAATAGGAAGTTAGCCGATGCTAAAGGGTAAACTGAAAAATGAGCCTGGTTATCTTGAAACCTGGGGAACAATTAAAGGGCTTCTGGAGGTGTGGGAAAAGGGTCAAGACCTTGAGGTCAGGGGTTTCTGCACCGATATTGTGGAACTGTACAGCTGGCTTTTGCCTTCAATCGCCGCTGCCCATCCCCGGCAGGAGATTTACCTCGGTGCGATTCGGATTTGTGAGACCGAAACAGAGCGGGAAATACTCAAGCAGGAAATTCGATTGTATCTGGAGGCGCAATCCGGGAAAATGGAGCGGGTAACACCAAGCCGTCAGGTAAGATAGTAAACGCCCGAAAAGCAAAGCGGGGCGAAAACTCGCCCCGCTTTTTGTTCTGTTGCAATAGTTACTTTCGTTCGTCCATTGTCCAGGGTAGAGGTGGGTCGGTTTCAATGGTGTTCAGGTCGGTGATTGTGCCGTTGACCGCATTCAGTTTGAACACATGCCACCACATCCGGTTGTTCGCTGGTTCGGTGGGAACATTGTAGGTACGGATGAGGTTGCCGTACTGATAAATCCGGACCACAGCACCGGAACCGGTGATTGTGCTGTCTGATGACCACTGATGGACCGCGTAGATGTATTCGCCCGGGAATGCCTGAGTGATAGTGATGTGTTCTGGTCCATAACTGGTTACATCGTCAACATCAAGCGAGCAGTAGGGTGCGATATGACTATAGCCTTTGCGACCGAAGTAGACATGCCAGGAGTCACCTTCAATTTCCGGGGTCCAGATGTGGGAGTCAAGGTCGCGCGGATATTCACCCCAGGTCAATGCGATGGTGTAAGGATAGGCGGTGTCGGTGACAACAAAGCCCAGAGGCTCAGACCAGTCTGACACACCACCCAGTTTATCCTGTGCCTGAACTGAGACATAGTAAACGCCACCCTGTGCCCAGGAGTAAGAAGCGGAGTCCAGTGCGCCACTGGGAACCGGCACACCCCAATCTGAGGTGTCGCCGTTGCCCCAGTAAAACCGGAACTGAACCGCATCACCATCCGGGTCGGTGGTTGTCGCCGAGAAGTAGTAGGTTCGTCCTTTGACGCCGCTTATTGGTCCGGTTGGTATTGCCGGAGTTACAGGGTCCTGGTTGGCGCGCACCGTAACAACGAGCGCTGCTGACCAGTCGGACACATTGCCCTTGGTGTCTTTTGCCCGGGCAACAACTGAATATGTTCCCGCAGCATTCCAGAAGATTGATATCAACACCGAATCACCGCTCGGCACAAAAACGCTCCAGGCAGAGGTGTCGCTGGCAGCGGAGCCGTACTTGAATTGGTAGGAAATACTGTCGCCATCAGGGTCAGTTGTTTTGGCGCTGTACACACCGATGATGCCGATTCCCCTCATATCAGGTCCGTTTGGCTTGGCTGGTTTGTTAGGCACGCCAACACGGCCAAATAGGTTGCAGCCGGCAGTTGCCAAAATTACGGCAAACATTGCCAGAGCCAAGAACTTTTTGGTATGCATTAATAACTCCTTAGTTAGTTTTACAGCCTGCAAAACAATAGCGGATAAATTTCTTAATGTCAAATTGTTTGACAGACAATAAAGTATGTGTATTATTGTGCACATATGCACATAAAGACAGGTCTGAGCCCTGATGTTGTGTTTGCGGCGCTGGCGCACCCGGTGCGGCTGGAGATTTTAGCACTGCTTGCTCAGGGTCAGGGGTGCTTATGCAGTGGTAATGAGATGTGTGTTTGTGAAATCGCCCCGCATCTGGAGCGGGATCGGACGGTGATTTCAAGGCATCTGGCTATTCTGGAGCGGGCTGGGATTCTTGAGTCAAGACAGGAGGGAAGAAAGGTGATTTATCGGATTGCTGACCCGAGGGTTTTACAGTTGATTGAAATCGTTCAGGATATGGTAAAGAGGGAGGATAAAAGATGAAAAAAAGATGGGCTAACATTGCCGTGATCGTGTTGCTTGTTGTTGTGGTGGGTGCAGTTTTATTTGTCTAATATGGAGTGCATAGATGAAAGAAAGGTACAGGTTTCTAATCATCCTCGGGGTTTTTCTTCTTTTCTATTTTCTACCTTTTGAGCGGAGTCGGGTTCAGAATGCAATTCTTGAAGGTTTTCTGATGCTCCAGGACTATGCCCGGCTCCATGTGCTTTTGTGCCTTGTTCCTGCCTTCTTTATTGCGGGGGCGATACAGAACTTTATCTCAAAAGAGGCGGTGTTAAAGTACTTCGGTCCCAAAGGAAACAAGGTGCTTGCCTATTCCATTGCCTCAAT
This genomic window from candidate division WOR-3 bacterium contains:
- a CDS encoding PKD domain-containing protein, translating into MHTKKFLALAMFAVILATAGCNLFGRVGVPNKPAKPNGPDMRGIGIIGVYSAKTTDPDGDSISYQFKYGSAASDTSAWSVFVPSGDSVLISIFWNAAGTYSVVARAKDTKGNVSDWSAALVVTVRANQDPVTPAIPTGPISGVKGRTYYFSATTTDPDGDAVQFRFYWGNGDTSDWGVPVPSGALDSASYSWAQGGVYYVSVQAQDKLGGVSDWSEPLGFVVTDTAYPYTIALTWGEYPRDLDSHIWTPEIEGDSWHVYFGRKGYSHIAPYCSLDVDDVTSYGPEHITITQAFPGEYIYAVHQWSSDSTITGSGAVVRIYQYGNLIRTYNVPTEPANNRMWWHVFKLNAVNGTITDLNTIETDPPLPWTMDERK
- a CDS encoding winged helix-turn-helix transcriptional regulator, coding for MHIKTGLSPDVVFAALAHPVRLEILALLAQGQGCLCSGNEMCVCEIAPHLERDRTVISRHLAILERAGILESRQEGRKVIYRIADPRVLQLIEIVQDMVKREDKR